A stretch of Polypterus senegalus isolate Bchr_013 chromosome 3, ASM1683550v1, whole genome shotgun sequence DNA encodes these proteins:
- the pax1a gene encoding paired box protein Pax-1a isoform X2: MEQTYGEVNQLGGVFVNGRPLPNAIRLRIVELAQLGIRPCDISRQLRVSHGCVSKILARYNETGSILPGAIGGSKPRVTTPNVVKHIRDYKQGDPGIFAWEIRDRLLADGVCDKYNVPSVSSISRILRNKIGNLSQPNQYENTKQPAPQPTLSYNHIYQYPYSNAMSPTGAKMVNSPTVASHVGIPRAWPSAHSVSNILGIRAFMDPGSIAGTEAPSYQPKIEDWSSVNRATFSTAHGVNGIDKPSIDPDIKYPQPASSLSTVSSFVPACAYSPSNQYGVYNGPAGSYMTPGHHWQSQGVSLSHPGSGMTMHGGEIHSSMSFKHPEREGDRKPPSPLSKHQHGALSNVHGLTIPASSS; encoded by the exons ATGG AGCAAACCTATGGAGAGGTGAACCAGCTGGGAGGCGTGTTTGTCAATGGAAGACCTCTGCCTAATGCCATAAGGTTGCGGATAGTAGAGCTGGCCCAACTCGGAATTAGACCTTGTGACATTAGCAGGCAGCTGAGGGTCTCTCATGGATGTGTGAGCAAAATATTAGCAAGATATAACGAAACCGGATCGATTTTACCAGGTGCTATTGGAGGAAGTAAACCGAGGGTTACAACACCGAATGTGGTAAAACACATCAGAGACTACAAGCAGGGAGACCCCGGAATTTTCGCATGGGAGATCCGGGACAGACTTTTGGCAGATGGAGTTTGTGACAAGTATAACGTGCCCTCTGTGAGCtccatcagcaggattttaagGAATAAGATAGGAAACCTTTCTCAACCTAATCAatatgaaaacacaaaacaaccAGCTCCGCAACCTACTTTATCTTACAATCACATTTACCAGTACCCATACTCAAATGCAATGTCGCCTACCGGCGCAAAAATGGTCAACTCCCCAACAGTCGCATCACACGTGGGCATCCCGAGGGCTTGGCCATCAGCGCATTCAGTGAGCAACATTCTGGGGATCAGAGCATTCATGGATCCCG GTAGTATTGCCGGTACAGAAGCACCATCTTACCAACCGAAAATCGAGGACTGGAGTAGTGTTAACAGGGCAACATTTTCCACTGCTCACGGTGTAAACGGCATTGACAAGCCATCTATTGATCCCGATATTAAATATCCACAG CCTGCCTCATCTTTATCGACCGTGAGTAGTTTTGTTCCAGCTTGCGCGTATTCGCCTTCCAACCAGTATGGAGTTTACAATGGACCAGCAGGTAGCTATATGACCCCTGGGCATCACTGGCAGTCTCAAGGCGTCAGCTTATCCCACCCTGGAAGTGGCATGACAATGCATGGGGGAGAAATTCATTCATCCATGTCCTTTAAACACCCAGAGAGAGAAG GAGACCGAAAACCTCCAAGCCCTTTAAGCAAACATCAGCATGGAGCTTTAAGTAATGTACATGGACTCACGATTCCTGCCTCTTCatcataa
- the pax1a gene encoding paired box protein Pax-1a isoform X3, with protein MEQTYGEVNQLGGVFVNGRPLPNAIRLRIVELAQLGIRPCDISRQLRVSHGCVSKILARYNETGSILPGAIGGSKPRVTTPNVVKHIRDYKQGDPGIFAWEIRDRLLADGVCDKYNVPSVSSISRILRNKIGNLSQPNQYENTKQPAPQPTLSYNHIYQYPYSNAMSPTGAKMVNSPTVASHVGIPRAWPSAHSVSNILGIRAFMDPGSIAGTEAPSYQPKIEDWSSVNRATFSTAHGVNGIDKPSIDPDIKYPQPASSLSTVSSFVPACAYSPSNQYGVYNGPAGSYMTPGHHWQSQGVSLSHPGSGMTMHGGEIHSSMSFKHPEREGIWHLQIKSGTYRQNFS; from the exons ATGG AGCAAACCTATGGAGAGGTGAACCAGCTGGGAGGCGTGTTTGTCAATGGAAGACCTCTGCCTAATGCCATAAGGTTGCGGATAGTAGAGCTGGCCCAACTCGGAATTAGACCTTGTGACATTAGCAGGCAGCTGAGGGTCTCTCATGGATGTGTGAGCAAAATATTAGCAAGATATAACGAAACCGGATCGATTTTACCAGGTGCTATTGGAGGAAGTAAACCGAGGGTTACAACACCGAATGTGGTAAAACACATCAGAGACTACAAGCAGGGAGACCCCGGAATTTTCGCATGGGAGATCCGGGACAGACTTTTGGCAGATGGAGTTTGTGACAAGTATAACGTGCCCTCTGTGAGCtccatcagcaggattttaagGAATAAGATAGGAAACCTTTCTCAACCTAATCAatatgaaaacacaaaacaaccAGCTCCGCAACCTACTTTATCTTACAATCACATTTACCAGTACCCATACTCAAATGCAATGTCGCCTACCGGCGCAAAAATGGTCAACTCCCCAACAGTCGCATCACACGTGGGCATCCCGAGGGCTTGGCCATCAGCGCATTCAGTGAGCAACATTCTGGGGATCAGAGCATTCATGGATCCCG GTAGTATTGCCGGTACAGAAGCACCATCTTACCAACCGAAAATCGAGGACTGGAGTAGTGTTAACAGGGCAACATTTTCCACTGCTCACGGTGTAAACGGCATTGACAAGCCATCTATTGATCCCGATATTAAATATCCACAG CCTGCCTCATCTTTATCGACCGTGAGTAGTTTTGTTCCAGCTTGCGCGTATTCGCCTTCCAACCAGTATGGAGTTTACAATGGACCAGCAGGTAGCTATATGACCCCTGGGCATCACTGGCAGTCTCAAGGCGTCAGCTTATCCCACCCTGGAAGTGGCATGACAATGCATGGGGGAGAAATTCATTCATCCATGTCCTTTAAACACCCAGAGAGAGAAG